GGAGGACTGTCACTTCTGCTCGCAGTCCGGCCTGTTCACCTCGCCGGTACGGTCGGTCTGGCTGGACATCCCCTCGCTGGTCGAGGCGGCCAGGCAGACCGCCGCCACCGGGGCGACCGAGTTCTGCATCGTGGCCGCGGTACGCGGCCCGGACGCCCGGCTGATGACGCAGCTGCGCGAGGGGGTCGCCGCGATCAAGGCCGAGGTCGACATCCAGGTCGCCGCCTCGCTCGGCATGCTCACCCAGGAGCAGGTCGACGAGCTGGTCGAGATGGGTGTGCACCGCTACAACCACAACCTGGAGACCTGCCGGTCGTACTTCCCGAACGTGGTCACCACGCACTCCTGGGAGGAGCGGTGGGAGACCCTGCGGATGGTCCGCGAATCCGGCATGGAGGTCTGCTGCGGCGGCATCCTCGGCCTCGGTGAGACGGTGGAGCAGCGGGCGGAGTTCGCCGCGCAGCTGGCCGAGCTGGACCCGCACGAGGTCCCGTTGAACTTCCTCAACCCCCGACCCGGCACCCCGCTCGGCGACCGCCCGGTGGTGGAGGGCAAGGACGCGCTGCGGGCCATCGCCGCGTTCCGGCTGGCCATGCCGCGCACCATTCTGCGGTACGCGGGCGGCCGGGAAATCACCCTGGGTGACCTCGGTACCCGTGACGGGCTGCTCGGCGGCATCAACGCCGTGATCGTCGGCAACTACCTGACCACCCTCGGTCGGCCGGCGACCGAGGATCTCAAGCTGCTCGACGAGCTGAAGATGCCGGTCAAGGCGCTCTCGGCGACCCTGTGATGCCGACCGCCGACCGCGAGCAGGCCGGGCCGGCGGTGGGGTCCTGGTGCGACCGGTGTGGGGAGGCCGCGTCGGCGGGGCCGCACGCCGGTTGCGCGGCGGCCCGGGCGTTGGAGCCACCCCGGTACTGCCCGCACTGCCGCCGCCGGATGAAGGTGCAGGTGCTGCCGGTCGGCTGGGCGGCGGTCTGCGTCGCGCACGGCGAACGGCGAGGCTGAGCACGATGCTGCGGGGAGAGGTCGTCACCCTGCGGCCGGCGGCGGCCACCGATGTGGCGAGGCTCGCGGCGATCCGGGCCGAACCGGAGGTACGCCGCTGGTGGCGCGGCGGCGACGACCTGGTCGCCGCCGTCGAGGCGGATCTCGCCGACGAAACCCTGTCGGTGTACGCGATCGAGCACGACGGCCGGGTCGTCGGCGCGATCCAGTCGTACGCCGAGGACGATCCGGACTACCGGCACGCCAGCGTCGACATCTTCCTCGACCCGTCGGTACGCGGCGCCGGGCTGGGCGGGGACGCCATCCGCACCCTGATCCGCCATCTGATCGACGCCCACGGCCACCACCGCTTCACCATCGACCCGGCGGCGGCGAACACCGCCGCGATCCGGGCGTACGCGAAGGTCGGCTTCCGGCCGGTCGGCATCCTGCGCCGCTACGAGCGCGGCGACGACGGCCGTTGGCACGACGGTCTGCTGATGGACCTGCTCGCCGACGACCTGCGCTGAACCGCACCTCGCCGCCGGCTGGCGACCAGACGCGTCAGGAGGCGGTGCAGGTGGCGCCGTTGAGGGTGAAGGTCGACGGTCTGGGGTTGCTGCCGGTGTGCGTACCGTTGAAGCCGATGCCGGCCGACGCGCCCGGCGCCAGGGTGCGGTTGTAGGACAGGTTGGTCGCGGTCACCGCCGTACCGCTCTGCTGGAAGGTGGCTCCCCAGCCCTGGCCGACCCGCTGCCCGGTGCCGGGGAAGGTGAACGCCAACGTCCAGCCGTCGACCGCCGCCGTGCCGGTGTTGGTGATCGTGATGTTCGCGGTGAAGCCGGTACCCCAGTCGTTGGTGCCGTAGGAAACCCGACAGGGCGAGGCCGGCAGCGGCGCGGAGGTGGTCACCGTCACCCGCTCCGAGGGCGGCGAGACGTTGCCCGCGGCGTCGATCGCCACCACGTAGAAGTAGTACGGGATCTGCGGCTCCAGCTCCGTCGCCTCGTACGTCGTGTCGGTGACCGTGTCGAGCAGGACGTCGACCAGGGCCGGCCCACGGTAGACCCGGTACCCGGTCACGCCCACGTTGTCGGTCGACGGGGCCCAGGTGAGCGTCGCCCCGGTCGCAGTGATCGCCGATGCCGTCAGCGAACCGGGCGCGGTCGGCGGGACCGTGTCCCCGGTGTCGGTGAACGGTGTGGTCACGGTCAGTTTCGCCGACCACGGGGAGCGGTTGCCGGCCTGGTCGATGGCCTGCACCTGGATCTCGTAGGTGCGGGTTGGCGAGAGCGTGACCACCAGCGAGTTGGTCGTGGCGAAGGAGTACGAGTACACGTCACCGCCGACCATGTAGACGCTGACCTGGTAGCGGTCGATCCCGCTGCCGGTGTCGGTGGAGGCCGCCCAGGTCAGGCTCGCCGACCGGGAGGTGACCTCGGTCGCCACCGGGGTGCCCGGGGTGCTCGGCGGGGTGGTGTCGCCGGCTGCCGGCGTGGGCTCGGCGCCCCACACCACCGCCCCGCCGGAGTAGAGCGGCACCGTCGGGTTGGGCCCGGTGGTCGCCTGGTACGACGGGTCGTTGCTCGGATCCCAGGTGCCGCCCTCGGGCACCCCGACCTTGAACTGCACCTCCATCCGGTGCGGCGACTGCCCGGCGGGGGCGATGGTGTGCCCGGTGCAGTCGACCTCGACGTACCAGAGGTCGCCGCCGGCCTGCCGGGCGGTGGTGGGTGCCGGGCAGCCCTGCGTGTAGCCGGGGGTCACCTGCACCGGTCCGGTGCCGTCGGGGCGGAAGTAGTAGCGGAACGTCGCGTCGGTCAGCGCGCGGGCCGGGAAGGCCGACTTGTTGTAGATGATCGCCTTGATCGCGGTGGCCCGAGGCTCGTT
The Micromonospora sp. WMMD1082 genome window above contains:
- the bioB gene encoding biotin synthase BioB; this translates as EDCHFCSQSGLFTSPVRSVWLDIPSLVEAARQTAATGATEFCIVAAVRGPDARLMTQLREGVAAIKAEVDIQVAASLGMLTQEQVDELVEMGVHRYNHNLETCRSYFPNVVTTHSWEERWETLRMVRESGMEVCCGGILGLGETVEQRAEFAAQLAELDPHEVPLNFLNPRPGTPLGDRPVVEGKDALRAIAAFRLAMPRTILRYAGGREITLGDLGTRDGLLGGINAVIVGNYLTTLGRPATEDLKLLDELKMPVKALSATL
- a CDS encoding GNAT family protein translates to MLRGEVVTLRPAAATDVARLAAIRAEPEVRRWWRGGDDLVAAVEADLADETLSVYAIEHDGRVVGAIQSYAEDDPDYRHASVDIFLDPSVRGAGLGGDAIRTLIRHLIDAHGHHRFTIDPAAANTAAIRAYAKVGFRPVGILRRYERGDDGRWHDGLLMDLLADDLR